A region of the Acanthopagrus latus isolate v.2019 chromosome 18, fAcaLat1.1, whole genome shotgun sequence genome:
CAGGGCTCGTCTTTCACGGCGCCGGGTAAGAGGAAATGTTCCggctctctttttttcttttaacggaacgctgttgttgttgttgttgttgttgttgttgttgttgttgttgtgaaagTCTCActcatctgtctcctctgcagacGCATCGTGAGGAGTCAGACGACGACAGATCCACCGCACAACTTCACCTTCTGCAAAGATCGTGTTGAGGACTGGGGACGGATCCCTCAGTGTCCCGTCCCTCAGTTCGCTGGAGGGTTCCCACAGGTacgacttttcttttctttcattttcagcagCTGAAACCAGTCGAGCTTTCTCaacagttaaattaaaaagtcTCCCTGCGTGCTTCCCTTGTTCAGACCTGGATGTGGGTGATCGGTCCGATGGTTCTGTATCTTTGCGAGCGTCTGCTGCGCTTCATTCGCTACGTGCAGACCGTCCGATACAGGAGGGTACGTTTGATTCATCActcctctttccccctctcagttgtcctgcaggtttttttttccccctcacgCTGACTTTAATCCGTTCGCTTTAAAATCCAGATCGTGATGCGTCCGTCGAAggtgctggagctgcagctgcagaagaaCGGCTTCAAGATGGAGGTGGGTCAGTACGTCTTCCTCAACTGCCCAGTCATCTCGCAGCTGGAGTGGCACCCGTTCACCATGACCTCCGCCCCCGAGGAGGACTTCTTCAGCGTCCACATCCGCTCGGCCGGGGACTGGACGGACAAACTCATCGACATCATGCAGAAGCTTCCGGAGGGAGCGCAGGGACCCAAGTGAGCAATTCTATTTAAATAACGTCTTCAGGGAGATTTTCATGACATAATTATTGCTCCAACATCACAAAcatattgactttttttccacaacaggTCCCCATCATATATGACAGACCTCAGCTTCATCTTTTTACTTTATCTAAACTTAAAACTCAGAGGTGACAGTGCGTCTGCATCACGGCCTCTTGACTGTGGGCTTTCCGTTTTCGTTGTATacagcaaaagcaggaaactcaggaagCATTGAGTATTGTATGTTCAAGGACGGGCATTGCAGCTTCACTCACAGTCTATTAATAGTATGTTGCGGTATGTGGCGTCGAGCCACGCCGTAAACTCATTACTATGAAAAGAAACattacaacacaaacagctttttttttttcttccttctttccacTGTGGCTCGTTTCCAGAGTTAACAATGAAGTTTGAAACCACAAATTAGCCGAGTTGTAGAACTACAAGTAATTTGTGCCCACAACGTTTTATCTACACTTTGTTCCCTTGAAAACACGTTGAGCGGCCAAACCCACATCCCAGAGCTTCAGAGAGAGAAGGTCAACTGTCAGAAGTCAGTTATAcaaagtctgtttgtgtgtataaagTCGGACATACTGCAAATTGAAGGCAGCGTATCTCACGAGTGAGTGCTACATCGTGCTAACTTTAGGTGAACCATGCTTTTCAATattgtaaaacatgtaaaagatcttgaaagttaagttcacaccaacagaagctccaatctcccacagaaaacacagcgcctgaaacgcctcgtcacAAGTCCCGCCTTTAactgtgtgactttgtgacatcacactatgtcaccatgtcatgCCTTTGCATAATTCCAGCCCAGCGACTAGTTTggcacagctgttctgttgttagcggtgctggctcaggcgtgtgtgagctgaccaatcagagcagactgataTTTGGGAGGAGGGGCCtcaaagagacaggagctaacacagagcgtttcagacagacGGTGAAATAAACTGGACAGcctgagaaaactgatgttttttgagCATGAAAGCATGTAAATCTATACTAATAGTAACccagaataaaataatgaaactgaaaattagCATTATGTCTCCAGTCACAACAATCTACAAACAGATGTCAGTGTGGTGTGTTTAAAGATGTGTGTGGACGTCGTCACCCGTAGTTAAGTTGCCCCAATAACACTGTTTTcgctttgtttttcctcagaatGGGCGTCGACGGACCCTTTGGCACAGCCAGCGAGGACGTGTTCGACTACGAGGTCGCGATGCTGGTCGGTGCCGGCATCGGAGTCACTCCCTTCGCCTCCATCCTCAAGTCCATCTGGTACAAGTTCAAAGAGTCAAACCCTAAACTGCGCACCAGAAAGGTAACAGCACCACCTTCCGATCAGTCTGGTTCTGTCATTCCGACGTCACACTGCTGCAGCGTGGCCTCCTCTTACGAAACAGGATCATTGTTTTAACGTGCCTGCGTCTGCTTCCAGATCTACTTCTACTGGCTCTGCCGGGAAACGCACGCCTTCGAGTGGTTCGCCGACCTCCTGCAGGTGCTGGAGAgcgagatggaggagagggggatggGCGATTTCCTCACCTACAAACTCTACCTGACCAGATGGGATCAGAGCATGGTAGGTGTGCGAGTCGGGCCTTGCTTCGATCAGAGTGCGATGTCAGATCAGCTTATAAACTCAGCTGTGTCGTCCTGTATTTTGTAACAGGCCGATCACGCGAAGGTCCACTCTGACAAGGACACGGACATGGTCACCGGGCTCAGACAGAAAACCTACTACGGCAGACCCGCCTGGGACAAGGAGTTCGAACAAGTCCGCAAAGAGAACCCCACGTAAGAACAAATCCTGCAACCTTGATGTTCGTGCTCGACTGTTAGCACCTGTCGGTCACTCAGAGCAGCCACACCTTTAATTATGCATCATTCCACCTTTTTATCAGGAGCCTGTATTAAAATATGTACCAAAAAAATTTATCAATATCCGACCAAGTATAATAAAATATGATCTGTGTGTTCGTCAGCTTCAACAGCCAGTAATGTCAAGAACTAACAGGTGGAGCacataaagcaacattatttgtccaaaatttgcatgaaaaatacTCTTAAGAAGCAACAAAACTACAAATATGTTCTGTGACTTGAATTTTAGCGAAGTCACCCAAGTTTCCAGCTGTCGCTCGAAGCGCCCTCACCCTTAATTATGCATAACTGTAGGCCTTAATATAAGCGAGTtatacaaacaaaaagagagacaatCAACTTGTGTAGTTATCATGAGacaaagaatgttttttttttgctgtagaCGTAGACGTCTGCTGTAAAGTTTTGTCTCTAATCGGGATTTACTCGCTTTTGTAGATCGCCTCTAGCGGTCACTGGAGAAGCTGCAGCTTTCGATTTGACGGCTCGAATTTTTAATCCTCTTATTTTGCCGCTTTCTTATCATGctcacattagcatttagctcaacgTACACTGTGCACAAGTACAGACCACAGGAGGTGTTTGCATGTCTGTACACACAGAGACTGAAGTCGGACAAAATGATTTTACTTCCTGAATATCTCTGTAAAgcgctttttcttttttttttttaaattgtcatgAAATCTCAACATCTCGTCTTGTTCTCGTCCTCAGGTCGGTGGTGGGAACCTTCTTGTGCGGCCCCGAAGCTCTGGCAGAAGTCTTGCTGAAGAAATGCGCCAAATACTCAGACGTGGATCCTCGAAAAACCAAATTCTACTTCAACAAGGAAAACTTCTGAGCAAGCAGAACGAGGCAGACCGACAGGAAAGCAGCCTTCGGGCTATTGAGAGACTATTTTCTAGGAATTTCTCAGCGtggaatatttgaaaaacagtgGCGACAACCTGCGATACCAGCTGGGTGTGTTTTGTCCAACTGTGCTGCTCAGAGATAAAGAAGCAGGGCTCGTTATTCAGCTCCGCTCAGAGTTCCACTCTCCGTCTTTGTGATGAGACCATGAATCAGTCGGACTCATAATCCTCCGTGACTCATGGTCTCTGTACGGCCGATTACACTCACATGTTTGTACTTCAGCTAGATTTTAGGGACATTTTTGACTGTTACAGAGACGCGTTTGTCTCTATAAtacagttatttaaaaaaaaaaaaaattagcagGTTAACATTTGAATCAAGACAATTTGTGATTTGATGTTTGTCCCTCAGATACATTTAACTACTGCAGCAGTTCAGATGGAGACACAACAGTTAGTTGTTTACATGATTCTGTttactggctttttttttttctatgaatgAAACTGTACAAGTTGATTATTTCATCCAATCAAACAATTCTTCGAGCTgttcagaacattttaaaaggagcactacgtagttttggagaagaaattccaaCTCAGAATCTTTATAATTTCCGcattaatgaggcaataatcAAATTCCTATAACTTCTCcgttctcagagggaaataagctcccagatcactgtttgaagctagaaaggtggcagggtccgccacttgTAAACaaagtatgaaactgtgttgtcttttaaggtcaGCGTTTgctcatttagtttgtttaggcatggaaaaaaaaaatgaatcagtcaATGAAACTCTTTCTCATCTCGCAAAAgtacatactgctcctttaatcttcAAGGATtctgaacacagaaacaaccTTTGATCAAATccactgtaaatactgtaaataaccATGTTGTGTTCTTAAATACAAGACGGAGCTTAAATGGAAGGTAGAAAGACGTTAATAGAGTGTAAAGTAAACAATTGGTACCTATTCTTAAAGCTTGAGTGGTTATGGCAACAGATTTCTTGGAAACAATTATTACCGCCCGTCACATCGCTGGTATTTCCTTATCAGAGCGATAAGACGGCATCGGCCAGGAGGAAGGCTGCCGGTCATGTTACCGCGTGAAACATCCTCCAGACACAATGAAGGACTTTCATCACTATTTCTTGTAATTCATTTCCAAACtgtttgaataaatgaataaaaagggAGTCAacatc
Encoded here:
- the nox1 gene encoding NADPH oxidase 1 codes for the protein MGNWIINNGLTAFILVVWMGINTFLFVWFYLFYDLGPRFFYTRHLLGSALAWARAPAAVLNFNCLLILLPVCRNLLSLIRGSFVCCGRTMRKQLDNNLSFHKLVAYMIALMTAVHMIAHLLNVEWYNNSRQGVYDALSTALSNLEDTGNTTYLNPIRITDLDPQQIPTYFAFTTIAGLTGVIITLALILIITSSMEVIRRSYFEVFWYTHHLFIIFFAGLVFHGAGRIVRSQTTTDPPHNFTFCKDRVEDWGRIPQCPVPQFAGGFPQTWMWVIGPMVLYLCERLLRFIRYVQTVRYRRIVMRPSKVLELQLQKNGFKMEVGQYVFLNCPVISQLEWHPFTMTSAPEEDFFSVHIRSAGDWTDKLIDIMQKLPEGAQGPKMGVDGPFGTASEDVFDYEVAMLVGAGIGVTPFASILKSIWYKFKESNPKLRTRKIYFYWLCRETHAFEWFADLLQVLESEMEERGMGDFLTYKLYLTRWDQSMADHAKVHSDKDTDMVTGLRQKTYYGRPAWDKEFEQVRKENPTSVVGTFLCGPEALAEVLLKKCAKYSDVDPRKTKFYFNKENF